From a region of the Neobacillus niacini genome:
- a CDS encoding amino acid ABC transporter ATP-binding protein, protein MIEVKNLKKSFGANVVLKDINVTVKPQEVVVVIGPSGSGKSTFLRCINLLESITEGHVYIEGIDITDKKSDINKVRTEVGMVFQQFNLFPHKKVIENIMLAPMKVRNVSAEQARKKGLELLRKVGLEDKAEAYPDSLSGGQKQRVAIARALAMEPKIMLFDEPTSALDPEMVGEVLEVMKQLAKEGMTMVVVTHEMGFAKEVGDRVIFMDGGLIVEENTPTELFDHPRESRTIAFLSKVL, encoded by the coding sequence ATGATCGAAGTGAAAAATTTAAAAAAATCATTTGGAGCAAATGTGGTGCTTAAGGATATTAATGTTACCGTTAAGCCCCAAGAGGTTGTAGTTGTTATTGGTCCATCTGGTTCTGGTAAATCTACTTTCCTGCGATGTATAAATCTTTTAGAATCAATAACAGAAGGACATGTCTATATTGAAGGTATAGATATTACTGATAAAAAATCAGATATTAATAAAGTACGGACCGAGGTGGGGATGGTGTTTCAGCAGTTTAACCTTTTCCCGCATAAAAAGGTCATCGAAAATATTATGCTCGCCCCAATGAAGGTTAGAAATGTATCAGCTGAGCAAGCGAGAAAAAAAGGTTTAGAGCTTTTAAGAAAAGTAGGATTAGAGGATAAAGCTGAGGCGTATCCTGATTCTCTATCAGGTGGACAAAAGCAGCGTGTCGCGATTGCAAGGGCGCTTGCAATGGAACCAAAAATCATGTTATTTGATGAACCAACCTCAGCACTTGACCCTGAAATGGTTGGAGAGGTCCTAGAGGTCATGAAACAACTTGCTAAAGAGGGAATGACGATGGTGGTCGTCACACATGAAATGGGATTTGCAAAAGAAGTAGGTGACCGCGTCATTTTTATGGACGGCGGACTTATCGTTGAAGAAAATACCCCAACTGAATTATTTGATCATCCAAGGGAATCTCGGACTATAGCCTTTTTGAGTAAGGTTTTATAA
- a CDS encoding glycerophosphodiester phosphodiesterase: protein MQHATIEKSRRKKTVLLTLKMMVAAIAIFLLVTNLFPVKPIKQKSFFNHTRPLVIAHQGGELLAPSNTMAAFRNAADMGVDVLETDIHITKDGHLVTIHDPSVDRTTNGKGNVADLTLAELQSLDAGYHFKDLEGNYSFRGNGVYIPTVEEMFQTFNDMKIEIEIKDDNPPERMDEIASKLWDLTEKYQMEEKIIIGSFDQKILQTFEKYAKGRVAISAGRQEVKSFVVFHKFFLRNLYVPTVDAFQLPVEDSGFDLTDQRLIDGAHRLGLEIHYWTIDDPKTMEKLIDAGADGILTNRPDLLLKLLEEKGL from the coding sequence ATGCAACACGCCACAATAGAGAAATCGAGGAGAAAGAAAACAGTCTTGCTAACTTTAAAAATGATGGTTGCGGCTATTGCCATTTTCCTGTTAGTCACTAATTTATTTCCAGTCAAACCAATCAAACAGAAAAGCTTCTTTAATCATACTCGTCCATTAGTCATTGCTCACCAAGGCGGTGAGTTGTTGGCACCTTCCAATACAATGGCTGCCTTTAGAAATGCCGCTGACATGGGAGTCGATGTCCTTGAAACGGATATACATATTACCAAGGATGGTCATTTAGTTACGATTCATGACCCAAGTGTTGACCGGACAACCAACGGAAAGGGCAATGTAGCAGACCTTACTTTAGCGGAACTTCAATCGCTTGATGCAGGGTACCATTTTAAAGACTTAGAAGGCAATTATAGTTTCCGTGGTAACGGTGTCTATATCCCAACGGTCGAAGAGATGTTTCAAACATTCAATGACATGAAAATAGAAATAGAAATAAAAGATGATAACCCGCCTGAAAGAATGGATGAAATTGCTTCGAAATTATGGGACCTCACCGAAAAATATCAAATGGAAGAAAAAATTATTATTGGTTCATTTGACCAAAAAATACTCCAAACATTTGAAAAGTATGCAAAAGGTCGTGTCGCCATTTCAGCTGGCAGACAAGAGGTTAAAAGCTTTGTTGTCTTCCATAAATTCTTCCTGCGAAATCTTTATGTACCAACAGTCGATGCTTTCCAACTCCCTGTCGAGGACAGCGGCTTTGATTTAACAGACCAAAGGTTAATTGATGGGGCACACCGTCTTGGATTGGAAATTCACTACTGGACGATTGATGACCCAAAAACCATGGAAAAATTGATTGACGCAGGGGCTGACGGTATTTTGACAAATCGACCAGATCTATTGCTCAAATTGCTTGAGGAAAAAGGCTTGTAG
- a CDS encoding amino acid ABC transporter permease, which yields MDIQWNILAEYAPFFLKGTLLTIGLSLAGILIGTILGLFIGLGKMMKNKLLSFPFGLYITLFRGTPMLVQIMLIHFAVVPLFTGGTNGIAAAILTLSLNSAAYIAEIFRAGIQSIDKGQMEAARSLGMTHVQAMRYVILPQAFKRMIPPLGNEFIVLIKESSLASLVAAPELMYWGRAMQGQYFRVWEPYITAALIYLVLTLSLSYVLSRLERRLATE from the coding sequence ATGGATATTCAGTGGAATATTTTAGCGGAATACGCACCCTTTTTTCTTAAAGGGACACTGCTAACAATTGGACTATCATTAGCTGGTATTTTAATAGGGACAATACTTGGTTTATTTATCGGATTAGGAAAAATGATGAAAAATAAATTGCTGTCATTTCCTTTTGGTTTGTATATCACTTTGTTCCGTGGCACACCAATGCTTGTACAAATTATGTTAATTCATTTTGCAGTAGTACCTCTATTTACAGGTGGTACAAATGGTATTGCAGCAGCGATTCTGACTCTTTCATTGAACTCTGCGGCATACATAGCGGAAATTTTTCGCGCAGGAATTCAATCGATTGATAAAGGGCAGATGGAAGCAGCCCGTTCTCTTGGTATGACGCATGTACAAGCTATGCGTTATGTGATCCTTCCACAAGCGTTTAAACGAATGATTCCGCCGTTAGGTAATGAATTTATCGTCCTAATTAAAGAATCTTCACTTGCATCGTTAGTGGCAGCCCCAGAACTCATGTATTGGGGACGAGCTATGCAGGGACAATATTTCCGTGTTTGGGAGCCTTATATTACGGCAGCGCTTATTTACCTTGTTTTAACGCTTTCTTTAAGTTACGTATTAAGCCGTCTTGAAAGGAGGTTAGCAACAGAATGA
- a CDS encoding DUF1761 domain-containing protein, with product MEFTNISILAIILAVVANMVIGALWYSPILFSNIWVKALGKKMEDIDPKGAYVGYGLTTLGGIFTAVVLSLFIQLLDTVTILDGALFGFLIGLIAAFRELSPTFFENRNYTLFFISAGYHVVALTIMGIIIAAFV from the coding sequence TTGGAGTTCACAAATATAAGTATATTAGCCATCATTCTAGCGGTTGTAGCCAATATGGTGATCGGAGCACTCTGGTATTCTCCTATTCTTTTTTCTAACATTTGGGTAAAAGCTCTAGGTAAGAAAATGGAGGATATTGACCCAAAAGGAGCCTATGTGGGATACGGATTAACCACACTCGGAGGAATTTTCACTGCAGTTGTTCTTTCACTTTTTATTCAGTTATTAGATACAGTGACGATTTTAGATGGAGCTTTATTCGGATTTCTGATTGGTTTAATTGCTGCATTTAGAGAATTATCACCTACTTTCTTTGAGAATCGTAACTACACTTTATTCTTCATTAGTGCAGGCTATCACGTAGTGGCCTTGACGATTATGGGAATCATTATTGCTGCTTTCGTATAA
- a CDS encoding acyl-CoA synthetase, which produces MNIGSLLSHNARKYPELLAIECEGRSYTYRKFNEEVNKLAHGLLKMGINKGDKIALMMKNSEHYVFTFFAIAKIGAVAVPVNFRLTSSEVHYILQQSEAKLVVCDLEFEEIITTAKEDSDVREVITIGEPRTLGYLSYESALSTNEIEPEVEVSEEDDLEILYTSGTTGRPKGALFDHKRIFNVGISVTINMGLRPHERILHVAPLFHSAQLNLFLIAGVALGAAHIIHRDFHPVKTLQTIQEHKITHFFGVPAMFNFILQVPNAADYDLSSIKRCGYGAAPMAPELVKKSIQLFKTDQFYNLCGLTEGGPGGILLDPEGHKLHLGKGGKPIFLTETRVVDEQGNDVKPGVVGEFIIKSPMVMKEYYKKPEETKSTIKNGWLYTGDLAAIDEEAYITLVDRKKDMIITGGENVYSVEVEGVLFEHPSVLDAAIIGLPDDTWVEAVCAIIVPKEGTVINEEELKNFCRQKLAGYKVPRRIFVEQQLPRNASGKILKYQLRQKLNQVNA; this is translated from the coding sequence ATGAATATCGGTAGTCTTTTATCTCATAATGCCAGGAAGTACCCAGAATTATTAGCCATCGAATGTGAAGGACGCAGTTATACCTACCGAAAATTTAATGAAGAAGTAAATAAACTTGCACATGGTCTACTAAAAATGGGGATCAATAAGGGTGATAAAATTGCCTTGATGATGAAAAACTCTGAACACTATGTTTTCACCTTTTTTGCTATCGCTAAAATCGGTGCAGTTGCAGTACCCGTTAATTTTCGATTAACCTCCTCCGAAGTTCACTACATACTACAGCAATCAGAAGCAAAGTTAGTGGTTTGTGATCTTGAATTTGAAGAAATCATTACCACAGCAAAAGAGGATAGTGATGTTCGGGAGGTGATTACCATCGGCGAACCACGAACACTTGGCTACCTCTCGTATGAAAGCGCTTTATCCACTAATGAAATTGAACCCGAAGTGGAGGTTTCTGAAGAAGATGATTTAGAAATCTTATATACCTCAGGAACAACAGGGCGGCCGAAAGGAGCATTGTTTGATCATAAGAGGATTTTTAATGTAGGAATTTCTGTAACCATCAATATGGGATTGCGTCCACATGAGCGTATCCTTCATGTAGCACCACTTTTCCACTCTGCACAGTTAAATCTTTTCCTTATTGCAGGTGTTGCCTTAGGGGCGGCGCATATCATTCATCGTGATTTCCATCCAGTCAAAACGCTTCAAACCATTCAAGAACATAAAATAACCCATTTCTTTGGTGTTCCAGCCATGTTTAATTTCATTTTACAAGTTCCCAATGCAGCAGATTACGATTTATCCTCCATCAAAAGATGTGGTTATGGTGCAGCACCGATGGCACCTGAGTTAGTAAAGAAGAGTATTCAATTGTTTAAAACCGATCAATTTTATAATCTTTGTGGCTTAACTGAAGGCGGACCTGGTGGAATCCTTCTCGATCCAGAGGGTCATAAGCTTCATTTAGGCAAGGGAGGAAAACCTATCTTTTTAACAGAGACGCGTGTGGTCGACGAACAAGGAAATGACGTAAAACCGGGTGTAGTCGGTGAATTCATTATTAAAAGCCCGATGGTAATGAAAGAGTACTATAAAAAGCCAGAAGAAACGAAGAGCACCATAAAAAATGGCTGGCTTTATACCGGGGACTTAGCAGCGATTGATGAGGAAGCCTATATCACCCTTGTTGATCGTAAAAAGGACATGATTATTACCGGCGGTGAAAATGTTTATTCTGTTGAAGTAGAAGGAGTTCTTTTTGAGCATCCTAGTGTACTTGATGCTGCTATTATTGGGCTGCCTGATGATACATGGGTTGAGGCCGTTTGTGCCATCATTGTTCCAAAAGAGGGAACCGTCATAAATGAGGAGGAGCTAAAAAACTTCTGCCGTCAGAAGCTAGCTGGCTACAAGGTTCCAAGAAGAATCTTTGTGGAACAACAGCTGCCAAGAAACGCTTCTGGGAAAATATTAAAATATCAGCTTCGTCAAAAATTGAATCAAGTCAATGCTTAG
- a CDS encoding dynamin family protein, translating into MTLESQLINKSYYQMYINEHEDVQPVRVLGDAYQEELQKDLPNLTSIRFAQGEIYFHNRDFEAAIFKWENITGELELWARKNIADAYYESGLLSNAEDLYLSIETNNLTLKTEVALQLFSLYIDRGKREEAVEIIKRTIDSNPDYPNLTVIARSYFEDQQDWNNAIELAVNEAKRTGFIDWFETVNTYVNKNLTKNYNPNYFIQAIFELYSLDKNKFEELTTSLWKNYKDDDSYFTWLREVNHLLLNLDISRDYHFESLSELHYQTYFHLINGDYSIKTLEDLVPDLLTNWLRLSVPKHTVIVSASVLSWNELFPTSISMSIVSEAENLIGETDSNIDELEESLSLFEAIISWAKANDMGENNHLNWMVQQLNDFDTHHLYITGLSGSGKSTFVNTILGEEIQDSPTSSLIMFKDFEDLNIYEITDHETIKLDNFTHFQERMDRRRNALESIIEFQQPFPFLYEQKLALIETPGLKGSYQERYEVLQYIQMADTLLFVLDANAPFTELEKGVLSQINELAPDIPVHFLLNKMDTIVNEQNAIRIFDETKSKIQSYLPEAQVFAYSSQYERGQQLVELKGFIQSIKDTRNIADKRLAKLLFFIRTTISRLLQKRIDVENQLIESVRWNEEVVMKLNGALNQVKDAEAQKIKAITRSYRGIKESIQNEISIEVPKILQECSDLIKEDSNISTIHIELNDVMNNRIQDFLERSVMPKYYSSLQEWITKSKEEFEQGQEFLDEMAEGLNSLYGEERIRTECDFKVLDDWHRDTDRMTSRFQLEKVNILLRNTPSQFLLKSAGKLFGALSQNNAMLYNKYKAFVKNDSYSESTEIVIERFFQQFELFEKSLERDITLFFRQPLKTLNEAIEESLSQISTNQDILKKMNTNPEMFRDPLTLFEVRLRQFEWATIAGKGVNTIY; encoded by the coding sequence ATGACGTTAGAGAGTCAGTTAATTAACAAATCGTATTATCAAATGTATATAAATGAGCATGAGGATGTACAGCCGGTACGTGTTTTAGGTGATGCATATCAGGAAGAGCTTCAAAAAGATCTGCCTAATTTAACATCTATTCGCTTTGCCCAAGGTGAAATTTACTTTCATAATCGGGACTTTGAAGCAGCTATTTTTAAATGGGAGAATATTACTGGAGAACTTGAATTATGGGCTAGGAAAAATATTGCCGATGCCTACTATGAATCAGGTCTTCTCTCAAACGCAGAGGATCTTTATCTTTCAATTGAAACCAATAATCTTACATTGAAGACAGAAGTGGCTCTGCAGCTTTTTTCACTCTACATTGATCGGGGGAAGCGTGAGGAAGCAGTTGAGATAATTAAAAGAACGATTGATTCAAACCCAGATTACCCAAATTTGACTGTTATTGCACGGTCCTATTTTGAGGATCAGCAGGATTGGAATAATGCGATCGAGCTGGCCGTAAATGAAGCGAAACGTACAGGTTTTATCGATTGGTTTGAAACTGTAAATACGTATGTAAATAAAAACCTTACAAAAAACTATAATCCAAATTACTTTATACAAGCAATCTTTGAATTGTATAGCTTAGACAAGAATAAGTTTGAAGAGCTTACAACTTCCCTTTGGAAAAATTACAAAGACGATGATTCATATTTTACATGGCTGAGAGAGGTAAATCATCTACTATTAAATCTCGATATAAGCCGAGATTATCATTTTGAATCTCTTTCAGAGCTGCATTATCAAACTTATTTTCATTTAATCAATGGAGACTATTCCATTAAAACGCTGGAAGATCTAGTACCAGACCTTTTAACCAATTGGCTGCGATTATCTGTTCCGAAGCATACAGTCATAGTATCTGCTTCGGTATTGTCATGGAATGAGCTTTTTCCAACAAGTATAAGCATGTCAATTGTCAGTGAGGCTGAAAATCTTATTGGTGAAACAGATAGTAATATTGACGAGTTAGAAGAGAGTTTAAGTCTCTTTGAGGCGATCATTAGTTGGGCAAAGGCAAATGATATGGGTGAAAATAACCACCTAAACTGGATGGTTCAACAATTAAATGATTTTGACACCCATCACCTATATATTACAGGCTTAAGTGGAAGTGGTAAGTCTACTTTCGTTAATACAATATTGGGTGAAGAAATTCAGGATAGCCCAACGTCATCACTCATAATGTTTAAAGACTTTGAGGACCTAAATATTTATGAAATAACTGATCATGAAACTATTAAACTCGACAATTTTACGCATTTTCAAGAGCGAATGGATCGACGTCGGAATGCACTTGAGTCAATTATCGAATTTCAACAGCCATTTCCATTTTTGTATGAGCAAAAGCTTGCATTAATTGAAACGCCAGGATTAAAAGGCAGTTATCAAGAGCGGTATGAAGTACTGCAATATATTCAAATGGCCGATACGCTATTATTTGTCTTAGATGCAAATGCCCCATTTACGGAGTTAGAGAAGGGTGTTCTTTCACAAATTAATGAGCTTGCACCGGATATTCCTGTCCACTTTCTCTTAAATAAAATGGATACCATTGTTAATGAACAGAACGCAATCAGAATTTTCGATGAAACAAAGTCGAAGATTCAGTCTTACTTACCTGAGGCACAGGTATTTGCCTACTCCTCCCAGTACGAAAGAGGACAGCAATTAGTTGAATTAAAGGGCTTTATCCAATCAATCAAGGATACTAGAAACATAGCAGATAAGCGCTTGGCTAAGCTTTTATTCTTCATACGGACTACAATTTCCAGGCTGCTGCAAAAGAGAATTGATGTTGAGAATCAATTAATTGAGTCGGTCCGCTGGAATGAAGAAGTTGTAATGAAACTAAATGGAGCTCTTAATCAAGTAAAGGACGCTGAGGCGCAAAAAATCAAAGCGATCACAAGGTCTTACCGTGGCATCAAGGAAAGCATCCAAAATGAAATTTCTATCGAAGTACCAAAAATACTTCAGGAATGTTCGGATTTAATCAAAGAAGACAGCAACATTAGTACGATCCATATCGAGCTAAATGATGTGATGAACAATAGAATACAAGATTTCCTGGAGCGAAGTGTAATGCCGAAATATTATTCATCACTTCAAGAATGGATTACCAAGAGTAAAGAGGAATTCGAGCAAGGACAGGAATTTTTAGATGAGATGGCAGAAGGTTTAAATAGCTTATATGGGGAAGAGCGAATTAGGACAGAATGTGACTTTAAAGTACTGGATGATTGGCATCGGGATACGGATAGAATGACGAGCCGATTCCAATTAGAAAAGGTAAATATCTTACTTCGCAATACCCCTTCACAGTTCTTATTAAAAAGTGCTGGAAAGCTTTTTGGGGCATTATCTCAAAATAATGCGATGCTTTATAATAAATATAAAGCCTTTGTGAAAAATGATAGCTATTCTGAATCAACTGAGATTGTTATTGAACGCTTTTTCCAGCAGTTTGAACTCTTTGAAAAATCACTGGAAAGAGACATTACGTTGTTCTTCAGACAGCCACTGAAGACCCTTAATGAAGCAATTGAAGAATCACTTTCTCAAATATCGACAAATCAAGATATTTTGAAAAAGATGAATACGAACCCAGAAATGTTCCGTGATCCGTTGACGCTATTTGAAGTTAGACTACGTCAATTCGAATGGGCCACTATTGCAGGCAAGGGTGTAAACACAATTTATTAA
- a CDS encoding D-2-hydroxyacid dehydrogenase, translated as MQKRKIVITHHLHQNLIEQIKEIIPDWTIIAGNDRDIWQEHLHDAEIIAGWKKGMEEECLAPQSKLKWLQTWSAGVDSLPLESLESKNITVTSANGVHAYPISESIFALMLGLTRKIHTYVKNQQEKKWHHSGIKLEMHEKTIGIIGVGAIGKETAKIAKAFGMKVLGVRHSGKPQEYVDEMYSTDQVDVVLPNCDYVVVTLPLTKDTKHLFDSKKFDLMKPSVFFINIGRGEIVVEDHLIRALQNGIIAGAGLDVFEQEPLSGDSPLWEMENVIITPHIAGSTEHYNQRVIENVLLPNLKNYISGNQPSVNHVNFSKGY; from the coding sequence ATGCAAAAGAGAAAAATCGTTATTACCCATCATTTACATCAGAATTTAATAGAACAGATAAAAGAAATAATCCCTGATTGGACAATCATTGCAGGTAATGATAGAGATATTTGGCAGGAACATTTACATGACGCTGAAATTATTGCAGGCTGGAAAAAAGGAATGGAAGAAGAGTGTCTTGCTCCCCAGTCAAAGCTTAAGTGGCTCCAAACCTGGAGTGCGGGTGTTGATAGCTTGCCGCTTGAATCCCTTGAATCCAAGAACATCACTGTAACAAGCGCTAATGGCGTGCATGCTTATCCTATATCTGAAAGTATCTTTGCATTAATGCTAGGTTTAACAAGAAAAATCCATACATATGTGAAAAATCAACAAGAAAAGAAATGGCACCATTCCGGCATTAAACTAGAAATGCACGAAAAAACGATTGGAATTATTGGTGTTGGAGCCATTGGCAAGGAAACCGCAAAGATTGCTAAAGCCTTTGGTATGAAGGTACTAGGGGTTCGCCATTCTGGAAAACCACAGGAATATGTCGATGAAATGTACTCCACAGATCAAGTAGATGTGGTGCTCCCAAACTGTGATTATGTAGTTGTCACACTTCCACTAACCAAAGACACCAAACACTTATTTGATTCTAAAAAATTCGATCTTATGAAACCTTCTGTTTTCTTTATCAATATCGGGCGTGGTGAAATTGTAGTTGAAGACCACCTGATTAGAGCATTACAGAACGGGATCATTGCGGGAGCAGGTTTGGATGTATTTGAACAGGAACCATTAAGCGGGGATAGTCCATTATGGGAAATGGAAAATGTAATTATTACTCCGCACATTGCGGGTTCAACAGAACATTATAATCAAAGAGTAATTGAAAATGTCCTACTTCCAAACTTAAAAAACTATATTTCCGGTAACCAACCTTCGGTTAATCATGTAAATTTTTCTAAAGGCTATTAG
- a CDS encoding MFS transporter: MKERLWTKSFIMLMVGNLFVFMSFQMLIPTLPPYIKSIGASGLEIGLVTALFSIGAVLIRPFIGFMLEYKHRKHLVLIGAVILFAITILYPLSSIVVVFLFIRFVHGLAWGWSTTVNGTAAVDAIPFSRLGEGMGYFGLSNTIAYIIAPSLGIFLYNVTTFTNLIVISSILGFISVVLLALVHYRTPEAVIKTKRENLKFSYLGSLVEKSSWYPAFITFIICLGYGSVSTFIVIFGEEKGIDQIFLFYILNAIVATVARPITGKWFDEKGPIAMIFICIFATFIGLWILSYAQTNFMLAAAGGLFGIGFGCALPILQSWTLSITPENRRGVANGMFFSAIDLGIGLSGMIFGAIALFTDTENLFRISSLFLIIAIVLTMAEVRKRRVTPKERTVS; this comes from the coding sequence TTGAAAGAACGTTTGTGGACTAAATCTTTTATTATGTTGATGGTTGGGAATCTGTTTGTATTTATGTCCTTCCAAATGCTTATACCAACCTTACCGCCTTACATAAAATCCATAGGTGCAAGCGGGCTGGAAATTGGCTTGGTTACGGCATTGTTTTCAATAGGTGCTGTGCTCATTAGACCGTTTATTGGATTCATGCTTGAATACAAACATAGAAAACATCTCGTATTAATTGGAGCAGTCATTCTTTTCGCTATTACAATACTATATCCACTCTCTAGCATTGTCGTGGTATTTCTTTTTATTCGTTTTGTGCATGGACTTGCGTGGGGTTGGTCAACTACCGTGAATGGTACAGCAGCAGTGGACGCCATTCCATTTTCTCGGCTTGGTGAAGGCATGGGGTACTTCGGGCTGTCAAATACAATTGCCTATATTATTGCTCCTAGTCTAGGAATCTTCTTATACAATGTCACTACATTTACAAATCTAATTGTTATTTCAAGCATCTTAGGTTTTATTTCGGTAGTGCTGCTTGCACTCGTACACTATCGAACACCTGAAGCGGTTATAAAGACAAAAAGAGAGAACCTTAAATTCTCCTACCTTGGTTCATTAGTAGAGAAATCGAGCTGGTATCCAGCTTTTATTACCTTCATTATTTGTCTTGGTTATGGTTCAGTCTCTACCTTTATAGTCATCTTTGGAGAGGAAAAAGGCATTGACCAAATCTTTTTATTCTATATTCTTAATGCCATAGTTGCAACGGTGGCTAGACCCATTACAGGAAAATGGTTTGATGAAAAAGGACCGATTGCAATGATATTTATCTGTATCTTCGCTACCTTTATTGGGCTGTGGATCCTGTCTTATGCACAAACCAATTTTATGCTAGCTGCAGCAGGTGGACTGTTTGGTATCGGATTTGGCTGTGCATTGCCTATCTTGCAATCCTGGACCCTATCCATTACACCCGAAAATCGTAGAGGTGTGGCGAATGGGATGTTCTTTTCAGCCATTGATTTAGGAATTGGCTTAAGCGGAATGATTTTCGGTGCAATCGCACTGTTCACTGATACTGAAAATCTTTTCCGAATAAGTAGCCTATTTTTAATTATAGCCATCGTTTTAACTATGGCAGAGGTCAGGAAAAGAAGAGTTACTCCGAAGGAAAGAACTGTATCATAA
- a CDS encoding acyl-CoA dehydrogenase family protein — translation MKHPYLTEDHEIFRKSLRKFLEKEAVPFYEQWEEERMIPRSLWRKMGEQGFLCPDLDEQYGGSGVDWGFSVVINEELERVGSGLVGVGLHNDIVVPYINSFGSEEQKQRWLPRCVTGELITAIAMTEPGTGSDLANIKTTAKLDGDHYIVNGQKTFITNGIQSDLILVACKTDPNAVPKHKGVSLLLVERDTPGFSRGRKLNKVGLHSQDTAELIFEDCKVPKVNLLGEEGKGFLYMMDKLQQERLLVAIAAQTAAEVMLKGTIDYVKSREAFGKPISQFQNTQFKIAEMATEVEMGRAFLDQLIAEHMDGQNVVTKVSMAKWRLTDTAKKIAGECLQLHGGYGYMEEYEIARRFRDIQVSSIYAGTNEIMKTIIAKNLGL, via the coding sequence ATGAAACATCCTTATTTAACTGAAGACCATGAAATATTCCGCAAGTCATTAAGAAAGTTTTTGGAGAAAGAAGCTGTCCCTTTTTATGAGCAATGGGAAGAGGAGCGAATGATTCCTCGCTCCTTATGGAGAAAAATGGGAGAACAGGGCTTCCTTTGCCCGGATTTAGATGAACAATATGGCGGCAGTGGTGTCGACTGGGGATTTTCTGTGGTTATTAATGAAGAGTTAGAGAGAGTAGGATCGGGTTTAGTGGGAGTGGGGCTGCATAATGATATTGTTGTCCCTTATATCAATTCTTTCGGTTCAGAGGAGCAGAAACAGCGCTGGCTTCCCCGCTGTGTCACAGGGGAACTTATTACGGCCATTGCCATGACCGAACCAGGTACTGGTTCTGACCTCGCAAATATTAAAACTACAGCAAAGCTTGACGGGGACCACTATATAGTGAATGGGCAAAAAACCTTCATCACAAATGGCATACAATCCGACTTAATTCTTGTGGCTTGTAAAACTGATCCTAATGCCGTACCAAAGCATAAAGGAGTGAGTCTGCTCCTAGTGGAACGAGATACTCCCGGTTTTTCAAGGGGAAGAAAGCTGAATAAAGTGGGTCTTCATAGTCAGGATACAGCTGAGTTAATATTTGAGGATTGTAAAGTGCCTAAGGTGAACCTGCTTGGTGAAGAAGGCAAAGGCTTCTTGTATATGATGGATAAACTCCAGCAGGAACGGCTGCTTGTGGCAATTGCAGCACAAACTGCAGCAGAGGTAATGCTTAAAGGGACGATTGACTATGTGAAAAGTCGTGAAGCCTTCGGAAAACCTATCAGCCAATTTCAAAATACACAGTTTAAAATTGCTGAAATGGCCACCGAGGTGGAGATGGGAAGAGCCTTTCTAGATCAATTAATAGCTGAACATATGGATGGTCAAAATGTGGTAACAAAGGTTTCGATGGCGAAGTGGAGGCTTACGGATACTGCGAAGAAAATTGCAGGTGAATGTCTGCAGCTTCATGGCGGCTATGGATATATGGAAGAATACGAGATTGCTAGAAGATTCCGGGATATTCAAGTTTCAAGTATTTACGCAGGAACAAATGAAATTATGAAAACAATTATTGCAAAAAATCTAGGTTTGTAA